In Lacibacter sp. H375, one DNA window encodes the following:
- a CDS encoding tetratricopeptide repeat protein, which translates to MQILHKIDDFLGELFPGFKTSRNNLEILKDEVARYYTYGAFKPTVTINGDLVIVDVDTSSILNQDADYREVVSLCDKGKFSDAILILTKLIAANPTNSEYHRIYGQILSEQGNQDAAINSLIDALRWDPKNGYALLMMGNIYGRYKDDVATAMTFYNKVLEHNPSDYIAMNNIGAFLLQLHKYEEAAGYFEKAFAINDQYPNTTYGLAYAYHEIGSPLIAFDFAIKSLKSCKSSSDQLYRNSYSLAATIAEAYCDSEKGNHIFEGYKTALEKKAGLPIRAEADQSIATAAKIEFAENYNRDFHFIKYKPGYEVVAHLMMHELVHLDFMTDARAVNNNMLFTAGGDMRLHFKRDYAKDMRRLAGTGMSEESIAGFMDALYNGICNQIFNAPTDLFIEDYLFSKYEALRPYQFLSVHRLIEEGKNAVTDKRVVQYSPAFILSASKVLNMLNAIQFKDLFGVDLLKAFDATLKEQKQAEALWEEYLDYRADKEPGEEYEIIQHWGEDLGLEKYFQLIDEQDFRKRPKDVDSFLESLDKDPLGLEQDTNLKEREMNRFQENEQSKGTNPAVLMYMVDALGYFEGMGKDKIKAIAFDIAMLGTQGINPEEGNVYSVPSIQGKEFSGYHLLAYYYVSWKLAVPEMLGQLGLPFDDEYKLAEQMYHAKK; encoded by the coding sequence ATGCAGATTTTACATAAGATAGATGATTTTTTAGGCGAGCTTTTTCCGGGGTTTAAGACTTCTAGAAATAATCTCGAGATTTTAAAGGATGAAGTTGCCCGATACTATACTTATGGAGCGTTTAAACCAACAGTTACTATAAATGGAGACCTGGTTATCGTTGATGTTGATACTTCCAGTATTCTAAACCAGGATGCTGACTACAGAGAGGTTGTTTCATTGTGTGATAAAGGTAAATTTAGTGATGCGATTCTTATTTTAACAAAGCTGATTGCGGCTAATCCTACCAATTCGGAATATCATCGCATTTACGGACAGATACTATCAGAGCAAGGAAATCAAGACGCAGCGATCAACTCATTAATTGATGCATTAAGGTGGGATCCGAAAAACGGCTATGCTTTGTTGATGATGGGGAATATCTATGGCCGTTATAAAGATGATGTAGCTACTGCTATGACGTTTTATAACAAGGTACTTGAACATAACCCAAGCGATTATATTGCGATGAACAATATCGGTGCTTTTTTACTGCAACTGCATAAATATGAAGAGGCAGCAGGTTATTTTGAAAAAGCGTTTGCCATAAATGATCAATACCCCAATACTACGTATGGGCTGGCTTATGCGTACCATGAAATTGGAAGTCCATTGATTGCTTTTGATTTTGCGATTAAGAGTTTGAAAAGCTGTAAGAGCAGCAGTGACCAGCTCTACCGTAACAGTTACAGCCTGGCAGCAACTATTGCAGAAGCCTATTGCGATTCAGAAAAGGGGAACCATATTTTTGAAGGCTATAAAACAGCGCTTGAGAAAAAAGCAGGATTACCTATACGTGCAGAAGCAGACCAAAGTATTGCTACAGCGGCAAAGATTGAATTTGCAGAAAACTATAACCGTGATTTCCACTTTATTAAATACAAACCCGGATATGAGGTCGTAGCTCATTTGATGATGCATGAGCTAGTGCACCTGGATTTTATGACTGATGCCCGTGCAGTTAATAATAATATGCTTTTTACTGCCGGCGGGGATATGCGTTTGCATTTTAAACGGGATTATGCAAAAGATATGCGAAGGTTGGCAGGTACAGGCATGAGTGAGGAAAGTATTGCCGGATTCATGGATGCTTTGTATAACGGTATTTGTAACCAGATTTTTAATGCGCCTACAGACCTGTTTATTGAAGATTATTTGTTTAGCAAATATGAAGCGTTACGGCCGTACCAGTTTTTATCGGTACACAGGTTAATAGAAGAAGGCAAGAATGCTGTGACTGATAAACGTGTGGTACAGTATAGCCCGGCGTTTATACTTTCTGCATCGAAAGTTTTAAATATGCTGAATGCGATACAGTTTAAAGATTTGTTTGGCGTAGACTTACTGAAAGCTTTTGACGCAACTTTAAAAGAGCAAAAACAAGCAGAGGCCTTATGGGAAGAGTATTTAGACTACAGGGCAGATAAAGAGCCCGGTGAAGAATATGAAATTATACAGCATTGGGGCGAAGACCTTGGATTAGAAAAGTATTTTCAATTAATAGACGAGCAGGATTTTCGTAAGCGACCGAAAGATGTTGACAGTTTTCTTGAATCGTTAGATAAAGACCCGTTAGGGCTTGAACAGGATACAAACCTGAAGGAACGGGAAATGAATAGATTTCAAGAGAACGAACAAAGCAAGGGCACCAACCCTGCTGTACTGATGTATATGGTTGATGCATTGGGTTATTTTGAAGGGATGGGTAAAGACAAGATCAAAGCGATTGCTTTTGATATAGCCATGCTGGGAACACAAGGTATTAACCCGGAGGAGGGGAATGTGTATAGTGTACCTTCAATTCAGGGCAAAGAATTTTCGGGTTATCATCTTTTAGCGTATTATTATGTTAGCTGGAAACTAGCTGTGCCAGAAATGTTGGGGCAATTAGGCTTGCCATTTGATGACGAGTATAAGCTGGCTGAGCAAATGTACCATGCAAAGAAATAG
- a CDS encoding nucleotide pyrophosphohydrolase: protein MSDLQLLTEKILAFRNDRDWEQFHNAKDLALALNVEAGELLELFLWKEAEQADTTKVKEELADVLMYALLLTEKYQLDVKQIILDKLEKNNEKYPVDKAKGNAKKYNEL, encoded by the coding sequence ATGAGCGACCTGCAATTACTTACTGAGAAGATTCTTGCTTTTAGAAATGACCGTGATTGGGAACAGTTTCATAATGCAAAAGATTTAGCATTAGCATTAAACGTTGAGGCCGGTGAATTGCTGGAACTGTTTTTATGGAAAGAAGCGGAGCAGGCAGATACGACGAAGGTTAAAGAGGAGCTGGCTGATGTGCTTATGTATGCATTGTTACTTACGGAGAAATATCAATTGGATGTGAAGCAAATTATTTTGGATAAGCTGGAGAAGAATAACGAGAAGTATCCTGTTGATAAAGCGAAGGGAAATGCAAAAAAGTATAATGAACTCTGA
- a CDS encoding DUF2075 domain-containing protein, with amino-acid sequence MIVYQATKAEFSDDVLDDRIDLKILEFFKKNLKQSTSKQEITAWKNSMIYMDKVLNDSELPDDCGVAIEYQLPQSAKRIDFILTGLGNDNEEYAILVELKQWSEATLSDKDGVINSFVGGNIRELTHPAYQAWSYASLLQNFNQTIEEEKIQLQPCAYLHNYIADDVITNECYQDYIDKAPVFLRGDAVKLRNFIKQFVKHGDKTNILYRIDQGKIRPSKMLADSMVSMLKGNSEFVMIDDQKIVYETGISLSVKASEKKKKVLIVKGGPGTGKSVVAINLLVELTKRGLLAQYVSKNAAPRSVYENKLTGTFKKTVISNMFSGSGAFISTGANTFDTLIVDEAHRLNQKSGLYANLGENQIKEIIDAAKCSIFFLDEDQRVTLNDIGSFKEIYKWASRVDAEIVEMELSSQFRCNGSDGYLAFLDHILDIRETANTSLDGIDYDFKVFSDPNEMRAAIEEKNKINNKSRMVAGYCWEWNSKKNPQLYDVVLPEYDFKMQWNLTTDGSLWIISPESINQIGCIHTCQGLEVDYIGVVIGPDLIYKDGKVLTQPAARAKGDKSVFGYKKYMERHPEEAKATLRSLIKNTYRTLMTRGMKGCYVYCVDKELERYLRSAL; translated from the coding sequence ATGATTGTATACCAAGCTACCAAAGCTGAGTTTTCTGACGACGTTTTAGACGATCGGATTGATTTAAAAATACTAGAGTTTTTCAAAAAAAACTTAAAGCAAAGTACTTCAAAACAGGAGATAACTGCCTGGAAGAATTCCATGATTTACATGGATAAAGTCCTCAATGATTCTGAATTGCCGGATGACTGCGGCGTGGCTATTGAATACCAGCTTCCACAATCTGCCAAGCGAATTGATTTTATTTTGACCGGACTCGGAAATGACAATGAAGAGTATGCAATCCTTGTTGAGTTAAAGCAATGGAGCGAAGCAACGCTTTCGGATAAGGATGGTGTTATCAATTCATTTGTTGGTGGAAATATCCGTGAACTCACCCACCCTGCTTACCAGGCATGGTCTTATGCCAGCTTACTGCAGAATTTTAACCAGACTATTGAAGAAGAAAAAATTCAACTGCAACCCTGTGCCTATTTACATAACTATATAGCAGATGATGTTATCACGAATGAATGTTACCAAGATTATATTGATAAAGCTCCTGTGTTTTTAAGAGGTGATGCTGTTAAGCTACGCAACTTTATTAAACAGTTTGTAAAACATGGAGATAAGACAAACATACTTTACCGAATTGACCAGGGTAAGATAAGACCATCGAAGATGCTTGCTGACAGTATGGTTTCGATGCTGAAAGGCAATTCTGAATTTGTGATGATCGATGACCAGAAAATTGTTTATGAAACGGGGATTTCTTTGTCCGTTAAGGCAAGTGAGAAGAAGAAAAAAGTGCTGATCGTAAAAGGAGGGCCTGGAACCGGAAAGAGTGTTGTTGCTATTAATCTTTTGGTAGAGCTTACAAAACGTGGACTTCTTGCACAATATGTTTCCAAGAATGCAGCACCCCGTTCTGTTTATGAAAATAAGCTGACGGGTACATTTAAGAAGACAGTTATCTCTAACATGTTCAGTGGTTCGGGTGCTTTCATTAGTACCGGGGCTAATACGTTTGATACATTGATTGTTGATGAAGCACACCGGTTAAATCAGAAATCAGGCTTGTATGCTAATTTAGGAGAAAACCAGATCAAGGAAATTATTGATGCTGCTAAGTGTTCCATTTTCTTTTTGGATGAAGACCAGCGGGTAACGTTAAATGATATTGGTTCGTTCAAGGAAATTTATAAATGGGCCTCGAGGGTGGATGCAGAAATTGTAGAGATGGAGCTTTCCTCTCAATTTCGTTGTAATGGGTCGGATGGATATCTGGCATTTCTTGATCATATCCTTGATATTCGAGAAACGGCAAATACATCACTTGATGGGATTGATTATGACTTTAAAGTTTTCTCTGACCCGAATGAAATGCGTGCAGCTATTGAGGAGAAAAACAAGATCAACAACAAATCGAGAATGGTGGCAGGGTATTGCTGGGAATGGAACAGCAAAAAGAACCCGCAGTTGTACGATGTGGTGCTGCCAGAATATGATTTTAAAATGCAGTGGAACTTAACAACGGATGGCAGTCTTTGGATCATTAGCCCAGAATCGATTAACCAAATAGGGTGTATTCACACTTGCCAGGGCTTAGAGGTTGATTATATTGGCGTGGTGATTGGGCCGGATTTAATTTACAAGGACGGCAAAGTGTTAACTCAACCTGCAGCAAGAGCGAAGGGAGATAAATCTGTTTTTGGCTACAAGAAATATATGGAACGACACCCGGAAGAAGCAAAGGCAACATTACGTTCCTTGATAAAAAATACTTACCGGACTTTGATGACAAGAGGAATGAAGGGTTGTTATGTGTATTGTGTAGATAAAGAGCTTGAGCGATACTTAAGAAGTGCTCTTTAA
- a CDS encoding RipA family octameric membrane protein produces MNPKSASQEALDYKKKTEFENALKQRNFEIDLFWKRSWFFGALIIAEIAAYYKLKVDYNENFPPVTIAFLTCLTVLAQCLMNRGSKYWQERWEYMTMNREAALNLELTRLKKFDDETLNSWLYKHYKDDDRNEWFFIDASILAKDDNLLTKARRFSVSKITFLVWDIILIISVLCWFNESLGLLSSTPNWIFTIKLSIFYFIILAYIFLFWRNGSVYENYKQSIADLGKEKLKEVNSNYANGKISTTFPLQ; encoded by the coding sequence ATGAATCCAAAATCAGCGAGCCAAGAAGCACTAGACTATAAAAAGAAGACTGAATTTGAGAATGCTTTAAAGCAAAGGAACTTTGAAATAGATCTATTTTGGAAGAGAAGTTGGTTTTTCGGTGCTTTGATCATTGCAGAAATAGCAGCTTACTATAAGTTGAAGGTGGATTATAATGAAAATTTTCCTCCTGTTACTATTGCTTTCTTAACATGTCTTACTGTTTTAGCACAATGCCTTATGAACAGAGGTAGTAAATACTGGCAAGAGCGTTGGGAATATATGACTATGAATAGAGAAGCTGCCCTAAATCTTGAATTGACAAGGTTAAAAAAGTTTGATGATGAAACTCTCAATTCGTGGTTATATAAACATTATAAAGACGACGATAGAAACGAATGGTTTTTTATCGATGCTTCAATCTTAGCAAAAGATGATAATCTATTGACTAAGGCTCGAAGGTTTTCAGTTTCAAAAATCACTTTTCTTGTTTGGGATATAATTTTAATAATTTCGGTTTTATGTTGGTTTAATGAATCACTTGGTCTATTATCATCGACCCCAAATTGGATATTCACTATAAAACTCTCTATATTCTACTTTATCATTCTGGCTTATATTTTCCTTTTCTGGAGAAATGGAAGTGTTTATGAGAATTACAAACAGTCTATTGCTGATTTAGGAAAAGAAAAATTAAAAGAAGTAAATAGCAACTACGCAAATGGAAAAATAAGTACCACATTCCCTTTACAATAA
- a CDS encoding KAP family P-loop NTPase fold protein — protein sequence MQIKHKELTITSEKPFEHCRLERKKYAEVLTSIVSTYEDGFVLAINNEWGTGKTTFVKMWEQHLKNQHFHTLYFNAWENDFEIDPLAALLGELKKLFPETQKTAFKSLLEKGSILTKNIVPALIKYLIKKHTGKEDLADLLEASAKGATALLEDEINAYTTKKDGIVEFKRELEKYISESAKAKPIIFIIDELDRCRPSYAVEVLEQMKHFFSVPGIVFVLSIDKEQLGNAVRGVYGSEQINVNEYLRRFIDVEYSLPNPTISAFCKYLFHYYDFDSFFKSTERNFITEFHNDGKSFYEFSSLLLEEKNLTLRQVEKLFSYSRLALNLFSKDNYIFPSTFLFLIYLKDYNNKIYQQIKLRKYDLQQFVDNTCILLPFLNTEEYSNYFSKIESLLILTYYNYLKQKQSSIKLLIQQPDYKFRLNIKSSIKTDDSDSLLLRYLESYRYKDFYNIGIDHLIYRIDLLEEIK from the coding sequence ATGCAAATAAAACATAAAGAACTTACGATTACATCTGAGAAACCTTTTGAACATTGCAGACTCGAAAGGAAAAAGTATGCAGAAGTACTTACTAGCATTGTAAGCACCTATGAAGATGGATTTGTTTTAGCCATTAACAATGAATGGGGAACAGGCAAGACCACATTTGTAAAAATGTGGGAACAACACTTGAAGAATCAGCATTTCCATACTCTATATTTTAATGCTTGGGAAAATGACTTTGAGATTGATCCACTAGCTGCATTGCTTGGTGAACTGAAGAAACTATTTCCTGAAACACAAAAAACTGCTTTTAAAAGTTTATTAGAAAAAGGTTCTATCCTTACAAAAAACATCGTTCCGGCCTTAATAAAATATTTAATAAAAAAACATACTGGAAAAGAAGATTTAGCAGACCTTCTTGAAGCGAGCGCTAAAGGTGCCACCGCTCTTCTTGAAGACGAGATTAATGCATATACAACCAAGAAAGATGGGATTGTTGAATTTAAAAGAGAGTTAGAAAAATACATTAGTGAGAGTGCCAAAGCAAAACCAATAATTTTTATCATTGATGAGTTAGATAGATGTCGACCAAGTTATGCAGTGGAAGTTTTAGAACAAATGAAACATTTTTTTAGTGTACCTGGAATTGTTTTTGTTTTATCAATTGACAAAGAACAACTAGGGAATGCGGTAAGGGGTGTCTACGGTAGCGAGCAAATAAATGTTAATGAATATCTTCGAAGATTTATTGATGTTGAATATAGCCTTCCTAATCCAACCATTAGTGCCTTTTGTAAGTATTTATTTCATTACTATGATTTTGACTCATTCTTTAAGTCGACAGAAAGAAATTTCATAACAGAATTTCATAATGACGGCAAGTCATTTTATGAGTTTTCTTCTCTACTGCTTGAAGAAAAGAATTTGACACTCAGACAAGTTGAAAAACTTTTTTCGTACTCAAGACTTGCACTTAACTTATTTAGCAAGGATAATTATATTTTTCCAAGTACTTTTCTGTTTTTAATTTATCTAAAAGACTACAATAATAAAATATATCAACAGATTAAACTTAGAAAATATGATTTGCAACAATTTGTTGATAATACTTGCATACTACTCCCCTTTTTAAATACTGAAGAATATTCAAACTATTTTTCAAAAATAGAGTCTTTACTGATTCTTACTTATTATAATTATTTAAAACAAAAACAATCTAGTATTAAGTTATTGATTCAACAACCTGATTATAAATTCAGGCTGAATATAAAATCATCAATTAAGACTGACGATTCAGACTCATTACTTTTACGATATTTAGAATCTTATAGATATAAGGACTTTTATAACATTGGTATTGATCATTTGATATATCGTATTGATTTGCTAGAAGAAATAAAATAA
- a CDS encoding TetR/AcrR family transcriptional regulator has protein sequence MNDALSKSERTKQFIIEKTAPVFNAKGFAGTSLTDLTKATGLTKGSIYGNFENKDEVALAAFDYNFARITAYMKAKILASEHSIDRLLAYPKVYRDFLKIPFLQPGCPILNTSTEADDTHPMLRARAAEALAFWKKSIENQVKRGIERKEIKAGTNATAVAVIMMSIIEGAIMQAKVTGKSTELKIAMDYLQQLINDLRV, from the coding sequence ATGAACGATGCACTTTCAAAATCGGAACGGACGAAGCAATTTATCATTGAGAAAACAGCCCCTGTTTTCAATGCAAAGGGTTTTGCCGGTACCTCACTTACCGACCTCACAAAAGCAACCGGATTAACGAAAGGAAGTATTTATGGAAACTTTGAGAACAAAGATGAAGTGGCGCTGGCGGCGTTTGACTACAACTTTGCAAGGATAACTGCGTATATGAAAGCGAAGATACTGGCATCGGAACATTCCATTGACCGGTTGCTGGCTTATCCGAAAGTATACAGGGATTTTTTAAAGATCCCTTTTCTGCAACCCGGCTGTCCGATTTTAAATACATCAACTGAAGCGGATGATACGCACCCCATGTTAAGAGCGAGGGCGGCGGAAGCTTTGGCCTTCTGGAAAAAGTCGATTGAGAACCAGGTGAAAAGAGGAATTGAACGTAAGGAAATTAAGGCGGGAACAAATGCCACTGCGGTTGCAGTTATTATGATGTCGATTATTGAAGGCGCCATTATGCAGGCCAAGGTAACGGGAAAATCCACGGAGTTAAAAATAGCAATGGACTACCTGCAGCAACTGATTAACGATTTACGTGTTTGA
- a CDS encoding acyl-CoA thioesterase, with product MTELKKVLESKKKIRFHDCDPYNHLNNSRYIDYIVTARGDQLLDNYQLDIYKLAAEQGIGWVSAQTQISYLYPAYLMEEVVIQTQLLAFSEKSLLLEAFMWNNSKTILKAVMWTKLVHYHLKAQKSYAHSDELLQLFGQVVNPLPAAMDFETRIKSLKQTT from the coding sequence ATGACTGAACTGAAAAAGGTTTTAGAAAGTAAAAAGAAAATCCGCTTTCATGATTGTGACCCTTACAATCATTTGAACAACTCACGGTATATCGATTATATCGTAACTGCCAGAGGTGATCAGTTGCTGGATAACTACCAGCTTGATATTTACAAACTGGCGGCGGAGCAGGGCATTGGCTGGGTATCGGCCCAAACACAGATCTCTTATCTGTATCCCGCCTACCTGATGGAAGAGGTGGTGATACAAACTCAACTACTGGCATTTTCTGAAAAGAGTTTGCTGCTTGAAGCGTTTATGTGGAACAACAGCAAGACCATCTTAAAGGCTGTGATGTGGACGAAGCTTGTGCATTATCATTTAAAGGCACAAAAAAGTTATGCGCATTCAGATGAATTGCTGCAGCTGTTCGGGCAGGTAGTAAACCCGCTGCCTGCTGCTATGGATTTTGAAACAAGGATAAAAAGTTTAAAACAAACCACATGA
- a CDS encoding YbhB/YbcL family Raf kinase inhibitor-like protein, with the protein MIPLLLVVAVLAGKVCSSQTFTLKSRDLGGQATQKQILPGFGCTGENISPQLYWEQAPAGTKSFAVTMYDEDAPTGSGWWHWLIFDINKSVTELSSDAGNSKSKLAPKGSVQSKTDFGREGYSGPCPPAGSGFHRYVITVYALKVEKLGLDENASPAMVGYYLHEHTIQKASLLFYYKHS; encoded by the coding sequence ATGATACCATTACTATTAGTTGTTGCTGTTCTTGCGGGAAAAGTATGCAGCTCACAAACCTTTACACTTAAGTCGAGAGATTTAGGTGGACAGGCAACGCAAAAGCAGATACTTCCGGGATTTGGATGTACCGGTGAAAATATCTCTCCTCAATTATATTGGGAACAGGCACCGGCCGGTACGAAAAGTTTTGCGGTTACCATGTATGATGAGGATGCGCCAACCGGCAGTGGCTGGTGGCATTGGTTGATATTTGATATCAATAAGTCTGTTACTGAACTTTCATCAGATGCAGGTAATAGTAAAAGCAAACTGGCGCCAAAAGGTTCGGTACAAAGCAAAACAGATTTTGGCCGGGAAGGTTATAGCGGGCCCTGCCCTCCTGCCGGCAGCGGGTTTCACCGGTATGTGATCACTGTATATGCTTTAAAGGTGGAGAAACTTGGACTGGATGAAAACGCAAGCCCGGCAATGGTTGGGTATTACCTGCATGAGCACACAATACAAAAAGCATCCCTATTATTTTACTATAAGCACTCATGA
- a CDS encoding DinB family protein — protein MKFELEETLKIIEATPETLYVLLHGLSRDWIYANEGEHTWSAFDVVGHLIVCEKTDFITRTEIILSASDNKLFPLIDMTAQFELNKGKSIAELLQEFQQLRRENIKKLLAFELTESDFKKTGIHPKIGEVTLAELLAGWAAHDLNHLSQIARVMAKQYKHAMGPFMEFVSIVK, from the coding sequence ATGAAATTTGAATTAGAGGAGACGCTTAAAATTATTGAGGCAACACCTGAAACGCTTTATGTATTGCTTCATGGTCTTTCACGGGACTGGATATATGCCAATGAAGGCGAACATACCTGGAGTGCTTTTGATGTGGTTGGGCATTTAATTGTTTGTGAGAAAACAGATTTTATTACCCGAACAGAAATCATTCTTTCTGCATCTGATAACAAATTATTTCCTCTTATTGATATGACGGCCCAGTTTGAACTGAATAAGGGGAAGAGTATAGCTGAGTTATTACAGGAGTTTCAACAACTCAGAAGAGAGAATATCAAAAAATTACTTGCCTTTGAGCTCACAGAAAGTGATTTTAAGAAAACGGGGATACATCCAAAAATCGGAGAAGTAACACTTGCTGAATTACTTGCCGGCTGGGCCGCCCACGATCTGAATCATCTTTCACAGATAGCAAGAGTAATGGCAAAGCAATACAAACATGCCATGGGGCCATTTATGGAATTTGTAAGTATAGTAAAATAA
- a CDS encoding aspartate/glutamate racemase family protein, with the protein MKTIGLVGGISWTSTIDYYRFINEETNKVLGSLNFAECIIYSVNFEHFRKSNAAYNWDATFELLLKAALHLEQAGAEVLLLGANTAHIVADRIRACVQLPLIDIREATSNAIHEKGLKKVGLMGTSYTMELDFYKEKLSASDIEVLTPSNKTDRDYIEETLVHELGRGILSEETKKNYLTIANRLIAEGAEGIVLGCTEIPLIIQQADLPVPVFNTTQIHAKAAVDFALQ; encoded by the coding sequence ATGAAAACAATCGGACTTGTAGGTGGTATCAGCTGGACTTCAACCATTGACTATTACCGTTTTATTAATGAGGAAACAAATAAGGTGCTTGGCAGTTTAAACTTTGCCGAATGCATTATCTATTCTGTAAACTTTGAGCATTTCAGAAAAAGTAATGCTGCCTACAACTGGGATGCCACATTCGAATTATTATTAAAGGCTGCGTTGCATTTAGAACAAGCGGGTGCCGAGGTACTTCTGTTAGGTGCAAACACAGCGCATATTGTTGCAGACAGAATTCGTGCATGTGTACAGCTGCCGCTGATTGATATAAGGGAAGCTACCTCTAATGCCATTCATGAAAAGGGACTTAAAAAAGTTGGATTGATGGGAACATCCTATACAATGGAACTTGATTTTTACAAAGAGAAACTTTCAGCAAGTGATATTGAAGTTCTAACACCTTCAAATAAAACAGACAGGGATTATATAGAAGAAACGCTTGTGCATGAGTTAGGCAGAGGAATCCTGTCAGAAGAAACCAAAAAAAACTATTTGACGATTGCCAACAGGTTAATTGCGGAAGGTGCGGAAGGAATTGTATTAGGATGTACTGAAATTCCACTCATTATTCAACAAGCCGATCTGCCTGTACCTGTTTTTAATACCACGCAGATTCATGCAAAAGCAGCTGTTGATTTTGCCTTACAGTAA
- a CDS encoding APC family permease, producing MYFRKFLRRKPLAAYNDDIKTSQLKRTLGKWELTAIGVGAVIGGGIFVLTGVAANQYAGPALALSFVLAGVGCLLAALCYAEFASILPVSGSAYAYSYGTVGELFAWFVGWNLILEYMMGATTVAVSWSKYFIKLLHLCGISNLPVWLLNDPITAKEEAARLGTTAPVFSINLPAALIVWVVTYILVKGIKESARANNLIVALKVAAVLFVIVAGASYINPSNWEPFVPNRIVDSSGMSHYGMPGVITAAGIVFFAFIGFDAVSTQAQEAIHPTKDIPFAIIASLIICTTLYLLVSLVLTGMVNYTSIELGAPVASAFEAVGLRWASLLVTVAAVVGLISVMLVMLLSQTRVFLNMAKDGLLPSKIFAAIHPEYKTPWKSTILLGAIASLVAAVTPIEKATKMTSIGTLLAFAMICCAVLILRKKQPDLHRPYKVKYLPWVASLGFLFNVLLMLSLDSATWLRLIIWSAAGLLVYFLYSAKNSKLSKK from the coding sequence ATGTATTTCAGAAAATTTCTACGGCGAAAGCCTCTTGCTGCTTATAACGATGACATCAAGACAAGCCAGTTAAAAAGAACATTGGGTAAATGGGAGTTAACCGCCATTGGGGTTGGAGCAGTTATTGGTGGTGGCATTTTCGTTTTAACAGGTGTAGCAGCTAATCAATATGCCGGACCGGCGTTGGCTTTGTCGTTTGTATTGGCCGGGGTTGGTTGTCTGTTAGCAGCTTTGTGTTATGCTGAGTTTGCAAGCATTTTACCTGTTTCGGGATCGGCTTATGCATATTCTTACGGAACGGTTGGCGAATTGTTTGCGTGGTTTGTTGGCTGGAACCTGATACTTGAATACATGATGGGCGCTACTACAGTTGCAGTGAGCTGGTCGAAATATTTTATAAAGCTGCTGCACTTATGTGGAATCTCTAACCTTCCTGTATGGTTACTTAATGACCCCATAACGGCGAAAGAGGAGGCAGCAAGACTTGGCACTACGGCTCCTGTTTTTTCCATTAATCTGCCGGCTGCTTTGATTGTATGGGTTGTTACGTATATTCTTGTAAAAGGGATTAAAGAATCAGCAAGGGCAAATAATTTAATTGTTGCATTGAAGGTAGCAGCTGTTTTGTTTGTGATTGTTGCAGGAGCGTCATATATCAATCCCTCCAATTGGGAGCCGTTTGTACCCAACAGAATTGTGGATAGTTCGGGCATGAGCCACTATGGAATGCCCGGCGTTATCACCGCAGCAGGAATTGTATTTTTTGCTTTTATCGGATTCGATGCGGTGTCGACACAGGCACAGGAAGCTATTCATCCTACTAAAGACATTCCGTTTGCAATTATTGCTTCATTGATCATTTGCACCACATTATACCTGCTGGTTTCATTGGTGCTGACAGGCATGGTTAACTATACATCAATTGAATTGGGTGCACCGGTGGCATCGGCCTTTGAAGCTGTTGGTTTGAGGTGGGCGTCGTTGTTAGTAACGGTTGCAGCCGTTGTAGGTTTGATTTCTGTGATGCTGGTGATGTTACTATCACAAACAAGAGTTTTCCTGAACATGGCCAAGGATGGATTGCTACCTTCCAAAATTTTTGCTGCTATTCATCCTGAATATAAGACCCCATGGAAAAGCACCATTTTGTTAGGCGCCATTGCATCGCTGGTAGCTGCAGTAACACCAATAGAGAAAGCAACGAAGATGACAAGTATCGGTACACTGCTGGCTTTTGCAATGATCTGTTGTGCAGTACTCATACTCAGAAAAAAGCAGCCTGATCTTCACCGACCCTATAAAGTGAAGTACCTGCCATGGGTTGCCTCACTGGGATTTCTCTTTAATGTTTTGCTGATGTTGAGCCTTGACAGTGCCACCTGGCTTCGATTGATCATATGGAGTGCTGCCGGACTTCTGGTTTACTTTTTATATAGTGCAAAGAACAGTAAGCTTTCTAAAAAATAA